One Pocillopora verrucosa isolate sample1 chromosome 10, ASM3666991v2, whole genome shotgun sequence genomic window carries:
- the LOC136283882 gene encoding tetratricopeptide repeat protein 28-like produces the protein MATARGPVNEPCENEDLPDKENALDFDENTLQADVYRNQGNEAFKRGEFINAIHFYTKGIKMNCDEKELKAKLYNNRAIAHFKLGNHQDSRRDAEAAIELNPTFLKAIVRGATACVELKRFEEAITWCDKGLLIDKNNRILLSLRLQSFREVGDKSMEEKDHITCSYDHGSASSGDLKRVIDFCNPGDKHREVDNYRNLGSAHYRLSNYKKAIKYYNLHLKIAKEVGDKYEEGNTYGNLGHAHFKLSDFKKAKEYHNLHLEIAKEVGDKHGESGAYRDLGNAHCSLGDFKTAIEYHNLHLKIAKEIGDKQWEGYAYCNLGSTYSTLGDLKKGIKYLNLSLEIAKGVGDKHGKGIIYGILCNTYCGLGEYKKATEYQNLQLKIVEEVGNKHEKSNVYCNIGKVSRSLGDFKTAIEYHSLHLKIAKDVRDKHGECVAYGNLGNVYRTLGDLINANDAYNLMLKIAKDIEDKSLEALAFYFLGCVFESLGRLPKAVEHYQASITVYNSLRVLLKSKDECKINFRNYHQGAYTGLWSVLVKQGNIDEALLAAEKGRAQALTDLLESRFCGGASQHKGSDEDLAVLKNVSSNTVFQAVGNAKLNLWVVSKGKQVRLRQSKLNGSLSENSGASQSFESLMLRVYTQLGVRSNARCEDRSLDALRKSHSKVDEKTKEDNPQPPIQQSECLSTLYDNVMKPVADLVQGDELVIIPDGPLWLAPYAVLKDGNSKYMCESFRIRLAPSLTSLRLIADSPDDYHKSSGVLLVGDPWVAEVADSKGEKPLEQLPFAKEEVEMIGKILNITPITGRQATKREVLKRLSSVSLVHFAAHGCMETGEIALTPDPDRISTVPTEDDYILTIGDVLTAQLRAKLVVLSCCHSGRGEVKAEGVVGIARAFMGAGARSVVVSLWAIDDEATLEFMKCFYQHLAEGKPASESLNLAMKSLRESDKFRDIKYWAPFSLIGDDVTLDFMAKKRKI, from the exons atggctacagCAAGAGGTCCAGTTAATGAgccatgtgaaaatgaagacttacctgacaaagaaaatgcactAGATTTTGACGAGAACACTTTACAAG CTGATGTTTACAGGAATCAGGGCAATGAGGCCTTTAAGAGAGGAGAattcatcaatgctattcatttttacaccaaaggaattaaaatgaactgtGATGAGAAAGAACTAAAGGCCAAACTGTACAACAACAGGGCCattgcacattttaaacttg gaaatcaccaggattcacgAAGagatgcagaagcagccattgagttaaatccaaccTTCCTcaaggcaattgtgagag GAGCCACTGCCTGTGTTGAACTCAAGAGgtttgaagaagcaatcacttggtgtgataagggattACTT attgacaaaaataaTAGGATCTTGTTGTCGTTAAGACTTCAGTCTTTCagagaagtgggagataagtccatggaggaaaaagatcatATTACATGTAGCTATGACCATGgtagtgcaagttcaggtgatcTCAAGAGAGTCATAGACTTCTGTAATCCAGGAGACAAGCATCGGGAGGTGGACAATTATCGCAATCTTGGCTCAGCTCATTACCGTCTGAGTAATTACAAAAAAGCCATAAAGtactacaacctacatcttaaaatagctaaagaagtaggagacaagtaTGAGGAGGGTAACACTTATGGTAACCTTGGCCATGCTCATTTCAAACTTAGTGATTTCAAAAAGGCTaaagagtaccacaacctacatcttgaaatagctaaagaagtaggagacaagcatggggaaaGCGGTGCTTATCGCGATCTTGGCAATGCTCATTGCAGTCTTGGTGATTTTAAAacagccatagagtaccacaacctacatcttaaaatagctaaagaaataGGAGACAAGCAATGGGAGGGTTATGCTTATTGCAATCTTGGTAGTACTTATAGCACTTTGGGTGATTTGAAAAAAGGCATAAAGTACCTCAACTTAAGTCTTGAAATAGCTAAAGgagtaggagacaagcatgggaaGGGTATAATTTATGGCATTCTCTGCAATACTTATTGCGGTCTGGGTGAATATAAAAAAGCCACCGAGTACCAGAACCTACAACTTAAAATAGTTGAAGAGGTAGGAAACAAGCATGAGAAGAGTAACGTTTATTGCAATATTGGCAAAGTCTCTCGGAGTCTGGGGGATTTCAAAACAGCCATAGAGTATCACAGCCTACATCTTAAGATAGCTAAAGACGTaagagacaagcatggggagtgtgttgcttatggcaatcttggcaatgtgtATCGAACTCTGGGAGATTTGATAAACGCCAACGATGCATACAATCTAATGCTCAAAATTGCCAAAGATATCGAAGACAAATCCTTGGAGGCATTGGCGTTCTATTTTCTAGGATGCGTTTTTGAGTCATTGGGTCGACTGCCAAAAGCCGTTGAACATTATCAAGCTAGCATAACCGTATAcaattccttgagagtacttctaaaatctaaagatgagtgTAAAATTAACTTTCGAAATTATCATCAAGGCGCGTATACGGGTTTGTGGAGTGTTCTCGTAAAACAAGGTAATATAGATGAAGCCTTACTTGctgctgagaaaggacgagcgCAAGCTCTGACCGACCTCCTGGAATCCCGTTTTTGTGGTGGAGCAAGTCAGCATAAGGGAAGCGATGAAGATttagcagttttaaaaaacgtttcatcaaacactgtctttcaggcagtggGCAATGCTAAACtcaatctttgggttgtgtccaaaggaaaacaagttcggttaagacaaagtaaactcaatGGTTCTCTTTCAGAGAATAGTGGAGCTAGCCAGTCCTTTGAGTCGCTCATGCTCCgtgtctatacacaacttggtgttcgttcAAATGCGAGATGCGAGGATCGATCTTTGGATGCTTTGAGGAAGAGCCATtcaaaagtggatgagaaaactAAAGAAGACAACCCTCAACCTCCCATCCAACAAAGCGAAtgcttgagcactttgtatgataACGTTATGAAGCCGGTGGCAGACCTGGTTCAAGGGGATGAGCTAGTCATTATTCCCGATGGACCCCTGTGGCTCGCTCCTTACGCTGTACTcaaggatggtaattctaaatacaTGTGTGAATCGTTCAGAATCCGACTCGCTCCATCTTTAAcaagtcttagactcattgccgatagcccagatgattatcacaaaagcagtggtgtgttacttgtaggagatccgtgggtaGCCGAGGTTGCTGACAGCAAGGGAGAGAAACCCCTCGAGCAGCTTCCGTttgctaaagaagaagtagaaatgatcggaaaaattctgaatatcacgccaatcactggcagacaggccacgaaacgtgaggtgttgaaaagactcagttccgtttctttagttcactttgcggcacatggatgtatggaaactggcgaaattgctcttacacctgacccaGACCGAATATCTACTGTGCCAACGGAGGatgattacattttaacaattggAGATGTGTTGACTGCTCAACTTCGCGCCAAACTTGTTGTGCTTAGTTGCTGCCATAGTGGTCGGGGCGAGGTtaaggctgaaggtgtggttggcattgcgcgcgcttttatgggggctggtgctcggtctgttgtggtgtccctgtgggcgattgatgacgaggctactctcgagttcatgaaatgcttttatcaacaccttgcGGAAGGTAAACCTGCAAGCgagtcactgaacctggccatgaaaagcctcagagaatcagacAAGTTCCGCGACATCAAATACTGGGCGCCCTTttcgctgattggagatgacgtcactCTCGACTTCAtggcaaagaaaagaaaaatttga
- the LOC131773447 gene encoding uncharacterized protein → MEKLMESFDRENNITPSLPRDTYSHDHTYLLGPLQSTAVHECLLPTCLSPAQSVHRSALVRLHKLCAFLEKQTWQCEVSCYTCVEESVMVKVEFDGSELTLFNMSSYIVSYEVLRDFMFHFLKGRYNLRI, encoded by the exons ATGGAAAAGTTGATGGAAAGCTTTGACAGGGAAAACAACATCACCCCTTCACTTCCCAGAGACACATATTCTCATGACCACACTTACCTT CTAGGCCCTCTTCAGAGTACAGCTGTTCATGAGTGCCTACTCCCAACTTGTCTCTCTCCTGCCCAAAGTGTTCATCGCAGTGCATTAGTCAGACTACACAAGCTTTGTGCATTTTTGGAAAAGCAGACATGGCAATGTGAAG TATCATGTTATACTTGTGTTGAGGAATCTGTGATGGTAAAGGTGGAATTTGATGGCTCAGAGCTCACTTTATTCAACATGAGTTCCTACATTGTTTCTTATGAGGTCTTGAGGGATTTCATGTTTCATTTCCTTAAGGGGAG GTACAACTTACGAATTTAG
- the LOC131772986 gene encoding protein white produces the protein MDNGRSRSLLHGRKSSKSRGYSTFDPGGSIDRGILASEDPERSSKRNNPRATTIEEERESLSISWENIDVFVEQPGPSFLKRLCFGTGDNERPTTKQILFNVSGNVEAGTLLAVMGSSGAGKSTLMNVLAHRNIGQMEVRGTVEVNDRPIGAEINTKSAYIQQEDIFIGSLTVREHLTFQAFLRMEKYIPKEQRIERVEEVILQLGLSKCADTYIGIPGRLRGISGGEKKRLSFASEIITDPPLLFADEPTSGLDSFLAQSLITALQQLAAQGRTIICTIHQPSSEVYAMFDSILLLAEGRTAYMGSRADVIQYFEDLGYPCPINFNPADHFIHTLAIVPCDEENCLTRVKEICDAYRENNTESISSESLGKQDSFKDEVYRRSPYKASWCQQFRSVFWRSWLTNNRDVMIFRIRLYQSVFVGLLAGIIYFQTKINQSGIINIAGAIFFLITSTTFNNMGSVIFTFPQELSVFLREHHNGMYRSDVYFLCKTTAEAPLFLLNPLFLMAIAYWMIGLRQQILRFLYAYGILALISMVAVSYGYMISTLSPTVATASSISAPLLLPLLLLGGFYVKNTTVPVWLSWLHYLSWFSYGFEAMLVNQWNGYGDEICSGKNNTDCIGGEQVLHDLGLKKDNEVIDIYALLALTIGFRFIAYLFLLKKAYKKP, from the exons ATGGACAATGGCCGATCTCGATCGCTTCTTCACGGTAGAAAAAGCTCTAAATCTCGAGGTTATTCGACTTTCGATCCTGGAGGATCAATTGACAGAGGAATTCTAGCCAGCGAAGATCCCGAGAGAAGTTCTAAGAGGAACAATCCAAGGGCTACAACTATtgaagaagaaagggaaagTCTTTCAATTTCGTGGGAAAATATCGATGTATTTGTTGAGCAACCCGGGCCATCTTTCTTGAAACGTTTGTGTTTTGGAACAGGAGACAACGAGAGACCGACTactaaacaaattctttttaatG TGAGCGGCAATGTCGAAGCTGGTACTTTGTTAGCTGTTATGGGATCAAG CGGAGCTGGGAAGTCCACCTTGATGAATGTATTAGCTCATCGTAACATCGGCCAGATGGAAGTGAGGGGGACTGTGGAAGTCAACGACCGCCCAATTGGAGCCGAAATCAACACCAAGTCTGCTTACATTCAACAAGAGGATATCTTCATCGGATCTCTGACTGTCCGAGAACATTTGACGTTTCAG GCCTTTTTGCGCATGGAAAAGTACATTCCTAAAGAGCAGCGGATTGAACGTGTCGAGGAAGTGATACTTCAG CTTGGGCTATCAAAGTGCGCTGATACTTACATAGGAATTCCGGGACGGCTGCGAGGGATCTCGGGAGGAGAAAAGAAGAGACTGTCATTCGCCTCGGAG ATTATAACAGACCCTCCATTGCTGTTTGCTGATGAACCCACCTCAGGGCTTGATTCATTCCTGGCCCAGAGTCTGATAACAGCTTTGCAGCAGCTTGCAGCTCAGGGAAGGACAATTATCTGCACAATTCATCAACCATCCTCTGAAGTTTACGCCATGTTTGACAG tatcTTGCTGTTGGCAGAAGGAAGAACAGCTTACATGGGCTCAAGAGCTGACGTGATCCAGTATTTTGAAGA TTTGGGTTATCCTTGTCCAATCAATTTTAATCCTGCTGATCACTTCATTCACACGCTCGCCATCGTGCCTTGTGATGAGGAAAACTGTCTCACCAGGGTCAAG GAAATCTGCGATGCGTACAGGGAAAATAACACTGAATCAATTTCTTCAGAATCCTTGGGAAAACAA GATTCTTTCAAAGATGAAGTTTACAGACGTTCACC GTACAAAGCATCTTGGTGTCAGCAATTTCGCTCTGTATTTTGGAGATCCTGGTTAACCAATAATAGAGATGTCATGATTTTTAGAATCAGACTTTACCAAAGTGTA tTCGTAGGTCTTTTAGCAGGGATTATCTACTTCCAAACCAAGATTAATCAATCTGGTATCATCAACATCGCTGGAGCGATTTTCTTTCTGATAACTTCCACGACGTTTAATAACATGGGATCAGTTATCTTT acgTTCCCGCAAGAGCTTTCTGTGTTCTTACGGGAACACCATAACGGCATGTACCGTTCGGATGTTTACTTCTTGTGCAAGACCACTGCTGAG GCGCCTTTGTTTTTACTTAATCCTCTCTTCTTGATGGCCATCGCGTACTGGATGATAG gtttGCGTCAACAAATACTCAGGTTTCTCTACGCGTACGGAATCCTGGCTTTGATCAGTATGGTGGCTGTATCTTATG gTTACATGATTTCTACACTTTCCCCGACAGTAGCGACGGCCTCGTCTATCAGTGCACCCTTACTTCTTCCGTTGTTGTTACTAGGAGGCTTCTACGTAAAAAACAC GACGGTGCCAGTATGGCTTTCTTGGTTGCATTATCTTTCATGGTTCAGCTATGGATTTGAGGCTATGCTTGTCAACCAATGGAATGGTTATGGTGATGAAA TTTGTTCTGGGAAAAATAATACAGATTGCATTGGTGGAGAACAAGTTCTTCATGACCTCGGCTTAAAGAAG GATAACGAGGTTATAGACATCTACGCATTATTGGCACTCACCATAGGATTCCGTTTCATTGCGTATCTATTTCTCTTGAAAAAAGCTTACAAGAAACCCTAA
- the LOC131772985 gene encoding protein white yields the protein MADRSPFLRRKKNPKLPGYSTFDSRISKDSGISSNIEETASTKRGLKSSTVVEDASDRVSISWENIQVFVENPRPFIIKRLCSFGKSENEVVKSKQILFNVSGNVEAGTLLAVMGASGAGKTTLMNVLAHRNICQMEVRGTVEINNRPIGPEISFMSAYIQQEDLFVGTLTVREHLTFQAFLRMEKNVPDNQRKTRVEDVILQLGLTKCADTFIGIPGRLRGISGGEKKRLSFASEILTDPPLLFADEPTSGLDSFMAQSLITALQQLAAQGRTIICTIHQPSSQVYAMFNSILLLAEGRTAYLGPRADAIQYFDSLGYPCPVNFNPADHFIRTLAIVPGDEENCRKRVQDICDVYSAREAEFSKPETQERQDSFREDANSRSAYKASWCRQFRSVFWRSWLTNKRDVLIFRIRFYQSIFIGLVTGIIFFQTTIDQDGIENIYGAFFFLVTSVSFSNISAVTFTFPIERNIFLREHNNRMYRTDIYFLSKTLAESPQFFLGPLVMITVGYWMVGLRPDVLRFLAAYGILALVSMAAVSFAYIISTISPTTSVSTALSGPLTLPLLVLGGFYIENRTIPEWLSWLRYLSWFNYGFEALVVNQWDNYGPIPCKIIPNNETYTSCVYNGSIAIEQRGLKEENLLIDIYALVAITVGFRLISFLFLLRNSYKRT from the exons ATGGCGGATCGTTCTCCTTTCCTTCGAAGGAAGAAAAATCCAAAGTTGCCGGGCTATTCAACATTTGATTCCAGAATTTCTAAAGACAGCGGAATCTCGAGCAACATAGAGGAAACAGCGTCAACAAAACGTGGCTTAAAATCAAGCACAGTTGTCGAAGACGCGAGTGACAGGGTTTCAATTTCTTGGGAAAACATTCAAGTGTTTGTTGAGAATCCCAGACCGTTCATTATAAAGAGACTCTGTTCGTTTGGGAAAAGTGAAAACGAAGTGGTTAAAAGCAAGCAAATCTTGTTCAACG TTAGCGGAAACGTTGAAGCTGGTACCTTGCTTGCTGTTATGGGTGCGAG CGGTGCTGGTAAAACCACCCTAATGAATGTGCTGGCCCACCGCAACATCTGTCAGATGGAAGTAAGGGGGACTGTGGAGATAAATAATCGTCCCATTGGACCAGAGATCTCTTTTATGTCTGCTTACATTCAGCAAGAAGATCTCTTTGTCGGGACTCTCACTGTTAGGGAACATCTTACGTTTCAG GCTTTCCTGCGCATGGAAAAGAACGTTCCTGACAATCAGCGCAAAACTCGCGTCGAGGACGTTATACTTCAG CTTGGGCTTACGAAGTGCGCCGACACATTCATTGGAATTCCGGGACGTCTGCGCGGGATATCGGGAGGAGAAAAGAAGAGACTGTCATTTGCATCTGAG ATCCTCACAGACCCCCCTTTGCTGTTTGCGGACGAACCGACCTCAGGCCTTGATTCATTCATGGCTCAGAGTTTGATAACAGCACTGCAGCAACTGGCGGCACAAGGAAGGACAATAATTTGCACCATTCATCAGCCCTCCTCTCAAGTTTATGCCATGTTCAACAG TATCCTGTTGCTAGCTGAGGGAAGGACAGCTTACCTTGGCCCCAGAGCAGATGCCATTCAGTACTTTGACAG CTTAGGCTATCCATGTCCAGTCAATTTTAACCCTGCTGATCATTTTATCCGTACGCTGGCAATCGTACCTGGTGATGAGGAAAACTGCCGTAAAAGAGTCCAG GACATATGTGACGTGTACTCGGCGCGTGAAGCAGAATTCAGCAAGCCGGAGACACAAGAACGACAG GACTCTTTTAGGGAAGACGCCAATTCACGTTCAgc ATACAAAGCATCTTGGTGCAGACAGTTCCGTTCGGTGTTTTGGCGATCATGGCTGACCAATAAGCGAGATGTTCTTATTTTTCGCATTAGATTCTACCAGAGCATA TTCATAGGTCTTGTTACTGGGATTATTTTCTTCCAAACAACGATTGACCAGGACGGTATTGAGAATATTTATGGGgcctttttcttccttgtgaCTTCTGTCTCCTTCTCAAACATTTCGGCAGTCACTTTC ACTTTTCCAATAGAAAGGAATATATTTTTACGAGAACACAACAACAGGATGTACCGTACGGACATTTACTTCCTATCCAAGACCTTAGCCGAA TCTCCACAGTTCTTTCTTGGTCCGCTGGTCATGATTACTGTGGGCTACTGGATGGTTG GTTTGAGACCAGATGTGCTCCGTTTTCTGGCCGCTTATGGAATACTTGCCTTAGTCAGTATGGCTGCTGTCTCTTTTG CGTACATCATATCTACAATTTCACCAACGACGTCAGTTTCCACGGCGCTAAGTGGTCCGTTGACCCTTCCTCTATTAGTACTTGGTGGATTCTACATTGAAAACCG AACAATTCCAGAGTGGCTGTCTTGGCTGAGATATCTGTCCTGGTTTAATTATGGATTCGAAGCTCTGGTTGTTAATCAGTGGGACAATTATGGTCCTATCC CTTGTAAAATAATTCCTAACAATGAGACCTACACAAGTTGCGTTTACAATGGATCGATAGCTATTGAACAGCGTGGATTGAAGGAG GAAAATCTCCTTATTGATATCTATGCCCTTGTGGCGATAACAGTCGGGTTTCGCTTGATATCGTTCCTGTTTCTTTTGAGGAATTCTTACAAAAGAACTTAG